ACGACCATCCCGACCGGACCGTCGTCGGTCATCGTCGCGGCGACCGCCACGCTGGTCGGCAATTGACTCATCGCATGCCGGAACGCGGCTGGATCGGGTCGGGACTGCGTGATCGACATCGCCCGGTTCCTCTCGTCGTGGGTGCTCATCTCGAGTGGGCCGAGCCTAAGAACGCCGGGGATCGCGCGGCTATCCGAAAGGTCGTCGTACTCCGTCCGAAATGCGAAAGATCGCGTCCCCGGCAGCAACCGGCAGCAGAACGTGCGCCCCAACGCCGGCGTACGCCGGATCTTCGGATATCGGCTCACCCTCTGCGGTTTGCGGATTCTCTGCGCGACGTGACGCACCTAACTTGGAGCGCACCCAACGACGTGACCGCACGATGTGGAGGCGCTCATGACCGCACTATCAACGACCGATACCGCGACCGAGTCGGTAGCCGACAAGGTCGAGAAGGTACTGCCTCGGCTGCGCGAGCTTGGCCGTGAAGCCGAGCAGAACCGCTGGATTCCGCAGGAGGCCATCGACCTTCTCGACGAGGCCGGAGTATGGCGGGTCTCGGTGCCCGAGCGGTTCGGCGGCCTGGATCTGTCGATCGCCGAGAAGATGCGCCTGCACGAGCAGATCTCCAGCGCGGATGGCTCGATCGGGTGGGTCGCCGGACTCTGGATGGATGGCACGTGGATCGTCCAGCTGATGTCCGAGCAGGCGCAGGCGGAGATCTTCGCCAACGGCTCGACGCGGGTGTCGACCGGCTTCGCGCCCACCGGCACGATCGTGCCGACTGAAGGCGGCTACATCCTCAATGGCAGCTGGAAGTGGAACTCAGGCTGCCGCGGCGCCGACTGGATCGCGGTATCGGCGCGGCTTGAGCGCCCGGACGGTCCGCCGGAGATCAACTACGTCGCCGTACCGCAGTCCGAGGGGACGATCGCCGATGACTGGTACTCGTTTGCGGCATCGGCCACCGGCAGCAGCGAGGTCACCTTCACCGACGTGTTCGTGCCCGAGCATCGCATCATGAAGCTCGAGCCGGCGCTCATCAGCGCAGCCGCCGACGTTCCCGGGCCTAAAGGCGTCGGACACAGCTACGGCCTCTTCACCTACATCACCGTCGCGCAGGTCGCCTCGTTCCTCGGGATGGCCAAGGGCGCGTACGAGCTGTTCATGAAGCGGCTGCCCGGACGCGGCATCACCTACACGCCGTGGACCGATCAGAGCGCATCGCCGCTGACCCAGATCCAGGTGGCGGAGGCCGCCAACAAGATCGCTGCGGCAGAGGCACTGTCGAAGGTGTCGGTGGAGTTCCTGCAGGGTCGGGCTGACGAGGGCAAGCTGCTGACGGTCGAGGAGCGGGCGCAGCTGCGCGGGCAGAGTGCCTACGCGATCGAGCTCGCGCGGCAGGCAGTGGAGACGCTCTACAAGGCCAGCGGCGCATCGGTGAT
The nucleotide sequence above comes from Epidermidibacterium keratini. Encoded proteins:
- a CDS encoding acyl-CoA dehydrogenase family protein, which gives rise to MTALSTTDTATESVADKVEKVLPRLRELGREAEQNRWIPQEAIDLLDEAGVWRVSVPERFGGLDLSIAEKMRLHEQISSADGSIGWVAGLWMDGTWIVQLMSEQAQAEIFANGSTRVSTGFAPTGTIVPTEGGYILNGSWKWNSGCRGADWIAVSARLERPDGPPEINYVAVPQSEGTIADDWYSFAASATGSSEVTFTDVFVPEHRIMKLEPALISAAADVPGPKGVGHSYGLFTYITVAQVASFLGMAKGAYELFMKRLPGRGITYTPWTDQSASPLTQIQVAEAANKIAAAEALSKVSVEFLQGRADEGKLLTVEERAQLRGQSAYAIELARQAVETLYKASGASVIMLDVPFQRFYRDMQGLTLHATVVLTSNLEVHGRVLVGLDPATPFL